A single window of Nakaseomyces glabratus chromosome G, complete sequence DNA harbors:
- the RCF1 gene encoding respiratory supercomplex assembly factor RCF1 (CAGL0G07315g~Ortholog(s) have role in mitochondrial respiratory chain complex IV assembly, mitochondrial respiratory chain supercomplex assembly) → MSRLPSSFDVEDADVEELSFADKIVYHCKQQPLVPIGTLLTTGAVILAAQNMRIGNRKKTQFYFRWRVGLQAATLAALVAGSFIYGKDKYDQKKKEDQMKEKAKLREQLWIKELERRDAEAQDRKKKAEAARLKTKENEAAIQKLEQELKELEAKASK, encoded by the coding sequence ATGTCGCGGTTACCTAGTAGTTTTGATGTGGAGGATGCTGATGTGGAGGAATTGTCGTTTGCGGACAAGATTGTGTACCATTGCAAGCAGCAACCGTTGGTGCCCATTGGTACGCTGCTGACCACTGGTGCTGTTATTTTGGCCGCGCAGAACATGCGTATAGGCAACAGGAAGAAGACGCAGTTCTACTTCAGGTGGAGAGTGGGTCTGCAGGCTGCGACGCTGGCCGCACTGGTTGCGGGGTCGTTCATAtacggtaaggacaagtacgaccagaagaagaaggaggACCAGATGAAGGAGAAGGCCAAGCTCAGGGAGCAATTGTGGATCAAGGAGCTGGAGCGCAGAGACGCCGAGGCCCAGGACCGTAAGAAGAAGGCCGAGGCCGCAAGATTGAAGACCAAAGAGAACGAGGCTGCCATCCAGAAACTCGAACAGGAATTGAAGGAGCTGGAGGCCAAGGCGTCCAAGTGA
- the TSA1 gene encoding thioredoxin peroxidase TSA1 (CAGL0G07271g~Putative thioredoxin peroxidase; protein differentially expressed in azole resistant strain), translating into MVAQVQKPAPTFKKTAVIDGVFDEVSLDKYKGKYVVLAFVPLAFTFVCPTEIVAFSEAAKRFEALDAQVLFASTDSEYSLLAWTNVPRQDGGLGPVDIPLLADTNHTLSRDYGVLIEEEGIALRGLFIIDPKGIVRHITINDLPVGRNVEEALRLVEGFQWTDKNGTVLPCNWTPGAATIKPTVEDSKEYFKNVK; encoded by the coding sequence ATGGTCGCTCAAGTTCAAAAGCCTGCTCCTACTTTCAAGAAGACCGCCGTCATTGACGGTGTGTTCGATGAAGTGTCCCTGGACAAATACAAGGGCAAGTACGTCGTGCTAGCCTTCGTGCCATTGGCCTTCACCTTTGTGTGCCCAACCGAGATCGTCGCCTTCTCTGAGGCCGCTAAGCGCTTCGAAGCCCTGGACGCCCAGGTCTTGTTCGCCTCCACCGACTCCGAGTACTCCCTGCTGGCATGGACCAACGTCCCAAGACAAGACGGTGGTCTAGGCCCAGTCGACATCCCATTGCTAGCCGACACCAACCACACCTTGTCCCGCGACTACGGTGTCCTCATCGAGGAAGAAGGTATCGCTTTGAGAGGCCTGTTCATCATCGACCCTAAGGGAATCGTCAGACACATTACCATCAACGACTTGCCAGTAGGCAGAAACGTCGAAGAAGCCTTGAGATTGGTCGAAGGTTTCCAATGGACCGACAAGAACGGTACCGTCTTGCCATGCAACTGGACCCCAGGCGCAGCCACCATCAAGCCAACCGTCGAGGACTCCAAGGAGTACTTCAAGAACGTCAAATAA
- the YOX1 gene encoding Yox1p (CAGL0G07249g~Ortholog(s) have RNA polymerase II regulatory region sequence-specific DNA binding, transcriptional repressor activity, RNA polymerase II transcription factor binding activity) — translation MLPALNTVIHEEKSPFLTSNFQCDNQGVIRLPPILSQHVARPKSVESCVRYTAIASAMHTPHANYLATPAPKPRLVTVQHTVPSTPAATPVSATPLATKPKSKKLDNILTPISAVKAAISTPSSDDKKRAFAFITHSQETFPTKEPKIDNAQLARRKRRRTSSQELNILQAEFQRCSTPDKQTRINLAQRCNMTEKAVQVWFQNKRQAMKRHKVIADNRSRSNGSTTSTTPLASRTPSEDFNISTDTSSCDDSESVPQLALPLSTSSPKKAPLSPRPKSPTKKRSQALTFHLDASNKTLTPVKTSPNRRVNRLINNENLTSPSKSKKVTKVKKEPLKSLDVNVKH, via the coding sequence ATGCTGCCCGCCCTCAACACAGTTATACACGAGGAGAAGTCCCCATTCTTGACTTCTAACTTCCAATGCGACAACCAGGGAGTCATTAGGCTGCCTCCGATCCTGTCGCAGCACGTCGCCAGGCCGAAGTCGGTGGAGAGCTGCGTGCGCTACACCGCCATCGCCTCCGCTATGCACACACCACACGCCAACTACCTTGCCACTCCTGCGCCTAAGCCCAGACTGGTCACTGTGCAGCACACCGTACCCAGCACACCAGCAGCTACGCCTGTCTCCGCTACGCCGCTCGCTACCAAGCCAAAGTCCAAGAAGCTGGATAACATACTCACGCCCATCTCGGCAGTGAAGGCCGCTATCAGCACCCCGTCCAGTGACGATAAGAAGCGCGCATTTGCGTTCATCACACACTCCCAGGAGACCTTCCCTACAAAGGAGCCCAAGATTGACAACGCACAGCTGGCCCGCAGAAAGAGAAGGCGTACTTCATCCCAGGAGCTCAATATCCTGCAGGCGGAGTTCCAAAGATGCAGCACCCCGGACAAGCAGACCAGGATCAACCTTGCTCAGCGTTGTAACATGACTGAGAAAGCCGTCCAGGTGTGGTTCCAGAACAAGAGACAAGCCATGAAGAGACACAAGGTCATCGCTGACAACAGATCAAGGTCCAACGGCTCCACAACATCAACTACGCCCTTGGCATCCAGAACACCTTCCGAGGATTTCAACATCTCTACAGACACTTCCTCTTGCGATGACTCCGAAAGCGTCCCACAACTTGCATTGCCTCTCTCCACTTCGTCGCCAAAGAAGGCACCACTGTCGCCAAGACCAAAATCCCCTACAAAAAAGAGAAGCCAGGCACTTACTTTCCACCTGGATGCTTCTAACAAGACTTTGACTCCAGTGAAGACCTCCCCAAATAGAAGAGTCAACAGACTGATCAATAACGAGAACTTGACATCTCCTTCAAAGAGCAAGAAAGTTACAAAAGTAAAGAAAGAACCTTTAAAGTCACTAGACGTTAACGTCAAGCACTAA
- the USA1 gene encoding Usa1p (CAGL0G07293g~Ortholog(s) have protein complex scaffold activity, role in mRNA splicing, via spliceosome, positive regulation of protein oligomerization, ubiquitin-dependent ERAD pathway and Hrd1p ubiquitin ligase ERAD-L complex localization), producing MDLLVGKPWKLRVYHGDRSLNVNVFPETKVSRLVQYLHLVLGAVEPVEPVDECGLKYKDTVLPLYFSLKEALRTYSYADASLDVPSFIRLEFVHTLERGGYAHRSGEDIKLAYSPEYFGKFVTVGLEVNTLSLDKIATTIVERVDLKQMGIMNVLAEEVVKKLVRYEEDEDKNMCGLMEKHSTHNLLAFLIKGNHIPFKFLHDLDPHCYDSLTLLDLLGVDILPSDAAKITIMFNCAHEQRQLKNNEDETEEEDEGDTLEFISDSVLSIRSMKFDENTTVRDVKEFVCSVYTHTLSLSVEDIKLVYKGNLLKENGSKIMSCIEYGSEASGTYKLHVQINQEFNEPAGPGFWSELFSNPNLFDYVQSSTRLNTPALTRTPTSENLATPSLQRLNSNLRSVSPFEAMANEPELEFFDEEGRKLVPLEGELYWKCLLVEEDKEVFVNCKYLNERDVKLEIDGKEFEMSSFDYDYDNNSKELVNLSKDFIARLEKSLGIKIKKNSITVGRDGSAISSSNIELGHENVNSVGQRVRRQNRDDRASRTSVRPDTFKQRMVRYFGKFIGLGLLVFRTLYLVGYNALIPVFILYEFSPLVPSKYSYLIVLLLVARAVWNTHEIWVMWAAYLHLNEVNEEQLKAIEEHVEMRRVSRQYFSSVGVKGWDHLEKSVKRLIIEPAELQSIRQELYTTAGLISESNSESSQETEVQEENADGQGEVVPPVIPVEEQLKYMREIFIRLSKDESEANVELLEKMYVLLNATLERYKARRTRLVRNPPLKKMWDDLLVLLWRDVKHVNPSPSFTTTVVDKVGRIIDFVEHQQVLDTCLEHVVPNPSRDSVFVAIPKNLVLFILLFFPYVKEKTLSILQRREQLVQRPQAPQAPQAPQAPQAPQPSQEEQPHDPEEHPASHTADQEQQQGQPQGHEEHTVVDTADQHDHEEQVQVREEE from the coding sequence ATGGATTTGCTAGTTGGGAAGCCCTGGAAGCTTAGGGTCTATCACGGCGACCGGTCTTTGAATGTGAATGTGTTTCCGGAGACCAAAGTGAGTCGGTTGGTGCAGTACTTGCACTTGGTGCTGGGTGCTGTCGAGCCCGTGGAGCCCGTGGATGAGTGTGGTCTCAAGTATAAGGACACTGTTCTGCCGCTTTACTTCTCGCTGAAGGAGGCGCTGCGGACCTATTCGTATGCGGATGCATCGCTGGATGTGCCATCATTCATCAGGCTGGAGTTTGTGCATACATTAGAGAGAGGTGGGTACGCGCACAGGTCCGGTGAGGATATCAAGCTGGCCTATAGCCCCGAGTACTTTGGTAAGTTTGTCACTGTGGGATTGGAAGTTAACACTCTCTCTCTGGATAAGATCGCCACAACTATAGTGGAAAGAGTGGACTTGAAGCAGATGGGAATAATGAATGTACTAGCTGAAGAAGTGGTTAAGAAACTGGTGAGATATGAAGAGGATGAGGATAAGAATATGTGTGGTCTAATGGAGAAGCACAGCACACATAATCTATTGGCCTTCTTGATAAAGGGTAACCACATCCCGTTCAAGTTTTTACATGACCTTGATCCACACTGCTATGATTCACTGACGTTGCTGGACCTGCTTGGAGTTGACATTTTACCCTCAGATGCAGCCAAGATTACAATAATGTTTAACTGTGCACATGAACAGAGACAATTGAAGAATAACGAGGACGAAacagaggaagaagatgaaggtGACACGCTGGAGTTCATTTCTGATTCTGTGCTCTCCATTAGAAGCATGAAATTTGATGAGAACACAACAGTGAGAGATGTCAAAGAATTTGTCTGTTCTGTCTACACACATACACTAAGCCTTTCGGTTGAAGACATAAAACTTGTATACAAGGGTAACctactaaaagaaaatggatCAAAGATAATGAGCTGTATAGAGTATGGCTCTGAGGCTTCTGGCACATATAAGCTGCATGTACAGATCAACCAAGAGTTTAATGAGCCAGCGGGACCAGGGTTTTGGAGTGAGCTTTTCTCCAACCCCAACTTGTTCGACTATGTGCAATCATCTACAAGACTGAATACTCCAGCATTGACGAGGACTCCTACATCAGAGAATTTGGCCACGCCTTCTCTGCAGAGGTTGAACAGCAATCTGCGCTCTGTATCGCCATTTGAAGCTATGGCCAATGAACCAGAATTAGAGTTCTTCGACGAGGAAGGCAGGAAACTTGTCCCATTGGAGGGTGAGTTATACTGGAAATGTCTGTTAGTCGAAGAAGATAAGGAGGTGTTTGTgaattgtaaatatttgaatGAGAGAGACGTTAAGCTTGAGATCGATGgcaaagaatttgaaatgTCTAGCTTTGACTATGATTATGATAACAACAGTAAAGAACTGGTTAACCTATCAAAGGATTTCATTGCTCGCCTAGAAAAATCACTTGGTATAAAGATTAAGAAGAATTCTATTACAGTAGGTCGCGATGGCTCGGCAATTAGTTCTTCTAATATAGAGCTCGGTCACGAGAATGTTAATTCGGTAGGCCAAAGGGTGAGAAGGCAAAATAGGGATGATCGAGCCAGTAGAACATCAGTTCGTCCAGATACTTTCAAACAGAGGATGGTACGCTATTTTGGCAAATTTATTGGTTTAGGTCTCTTAGTCTTCAGAACTTTGTATCTCGTTGGTTACAATGCCTTAATCCCTGTGTTCATTCTTTATGAGTTCAGTCCGCTGGTGCCATCCAAATACAGCTACCTTATTGTACTCTTGCTTGTTGCCCGGGCAGTATGGAACACACATGAAATATGGGTGATGTGGGCCGCCTACTTGCATTTAAATGAGGTGAATGAGGAGCAGTTGAAGGCGATTGAGGAGCATGTAGAGATGCGTCGAGTTTCGAGACAGTATTTCAGCTCTGTCGGGGTCAAAGGGTGGGACCACCTTGAGAAGTCTGTGAAGAGGCTAATTATCGAGCCCGCAGAGTTGCAGAGTATAAGGCAGGAACTATATACCACAGCTGGTCTCATCTCTGAGTCTAACAGCGAGAGTAGTCAAGAGACTGAAGtgcaagaagaaaatgcaGATGGCCAAGGGGAGGTTGTTCCTCCAGTGATACCTGTAGAGGAGCAATTGAAGTACATGCgtgaaatatttattagGTTAAGTAAAGATGAGAGCGAAGCTAACGTCGAGCTCCTGGAGAAGATGTATGTGTTGTTAAATGCTACGCTGGAGAGATATAAAGCGAGACGTACTCGGTTGGTTAGGAACCCACctctgaagaagatgtgGGATGATCTCCTGGTGTTGCTGTGGCGGGACGTCAAGCATGTCAACCCGTCTCCGAGCTTCACCACCACAGTAGTAGACAAAGTTGGCCGTATCATTGACTTTGTCGAGCATCAGCAGGTGCTAGATACCTGTCTCGAGCATGTGGTTCCAAATCCAAGCAGAGATAGCGTGTTTGTGGCGATCCCTAAGAACCTCGTACTTTTCATCCTACTGTTCTTCCCGTATGTAAAGGAAAAGACGCTGTCAATCCTGCAGAGAAGAGAGCAATTGGTACAACGTCCACAGGCCCCACAGGCCCCACAGGCCCCACAGGCCCCACAGGCCCCACAGCCATCGCAAGAGGAACAGCCTCATGATCCTGAAGAGCACCCAGCATCACATACTGCTGATCAAGAGCAACAACAGGGACAGCCTCAAGGCCATGAAGAGCATACTGTAGTGGACACTGCTGATCAGCACGACCATGAAGAGCAAGTGCAGGTTCGAGAAGAAGAGTAG
- the NHX1 gene encoding bifunctional K:H/Na:H antiporter NHX1 (CAGL0G07337g~Ortholog(s) have Golgi apparatus localization), with protein sequence MKHYKLYLLLAGVYAETVVGPLDEDLPSMEPVADPELSPVTEEMFSSWALFILLFLLISALWSSYYLSRRRIRAVHETVLSIFYGMVVGLIIRMSPGHYIQDTVTFNSSYFFNVLLPPIILNSGYELNQVNFFSNIVSILTFAIPGTLISAVVLGTILFIWTSLGLEGVNISFLDALSVGATLSATDPVTILSIFNAYKVDPKLYTIIFGESLLNDAISIVMFETCQKFHGQPAKFSSLFAGAGLFLMTFSVSLLIGVLIGMLVALILKHTHIRRYPQIESCLILLIAYESYFFSNGCHMSGIVSLLFCGITLKHYAYYNMSRRTQVTVKYIFQLLARLSENFIFIYLGLALFTEVELVYKPLLIIVTAISICVARWCAVFPLSNFVNWIYRVRTLHSIRPSVGESIAVPDEIPYNYQVMTFWAGLRGAVGVALAMGLQGEFKFTLLATVLVVVVLTVVIFGGTTAGMLEVMNIKTGCVDNGDPEEDEFDIENVGEDPLDDEPLQFNANSRNLMRPYTDLPTPVGNVRDFDENDFPSMSATPDRMSEQAASSQRPSGERTNLKDAIGNMLRTDSQWFQNFDEQVLKPVFLDSTSSPMTNRDEGLNSNRDSPRFMSSRK encoded by the coding sequence ATGAAACACTACAAGTTGTACCTGCTGCTGGCTGGTGTCTATGCCGAGACCGTCGTCGGGCCGCTGGACGAGGACTTGCCCTCGATGGAGCCCGTTGCTGATCCAGAGCTCAGTCCGGTCACCGAGGAGATGTTCTCCTCCTGGGCGCTGTTCATTCTGCTGTTCCTGCTGATATCAGCGTTGTGGTCGAGCTATTACCTGAGCAGGAGGCGGATCAGGGCGGTACACGAGACCGTGCTGTCTATATTCTACGGTATGGTCGTGGGGCTTATCATCCGGATGAGTCCCGGGCACTACATCCAGGACACCGTGACGTTCAACTCCTCTTACTTCTTCAACGTGCTGCTGCCGCCTATTATCCTGAACTCAGGCTACGAGCTGAACCAGGTGAACTTCTTCAGCAATATAGTGTCCATCCTGACGTTCGCCATACCGGGGACGCTGATATCCGCAGTGGTCCTCGGGACAATCCTGTTCATATGGACTTCGCTGGGCCTCGAAGGCGTCAACATATCCTTTCTGGACGCACTCTCTGTGGGTGCCACCCTCTCTGCCACTGACCCGGTGACTATCCTTTCGATCTTCAACGCTTACAAAGTGGACCCTAAACTGTACACCATTATCTTCGGCGAATCGCTGCTGAACGACGCCATATCCATCGTCATGTTCGAGACATGCCAGAAGTTCCACGGCCAACCCGCTAAGTTCAGCTCATTATTCGCTGGTGCAGGGCTGTTCCTGATGACTTTCTCCGTCTCGCTGCTGATCGGTGTGCTGATCGGTATGCTAGTGGCATTGATACTGAAACACACGCACATCAGGAGATACCCACAGATAGAGAGCTGCCTGATACTGCTGATCGCTTACGAGTCGTACTTCTTCTCCAACGGGTGCCACATGTCAGGTATCGTCTCCTTACTGTTCTGCGGTATTACATTGAAACACTACGCTTACTACAACATGTCTAGAAGAACGCAGGTCACAGTGAAGTACATCTTCCAGCTGCTGGCAAGACTGTCTGAgaacttcatcttcataTACTTGGGCCTGGCGCTGTTCACAGAGGTCGAGCTGGTCTACAAGCCTCTGCTCATCATCGTCACGGCCATATCCATCTGTGTAGCACGGTGGTGTGCCGTGTTTCCTCTGTCGAACTTCGTCAACTGGATTTACCGTGTGCGCACACTGCACTCTATCAGACCATCCGTCGGCGAAAGCATCGCTGTCCCAGATGAAATCCCTTACAACTACCAAGTCATGACTTTCTGGGCCGGCCTAAGAGGTGCTGTGGGTGTCGCCCTGGCGATGGGCCTCCAAGGTGAATTCAAATTCACATTGCTAGCAACAGTACTGGTGGTCGTAGTGTTAACTGTGGTCATTTTCGGTGGTACCACAGCAGGTATGTTAGAAGTCATGAATATCAAGACAGGCTGCGTGGACAATGGCGATCCAGAAGAGGACgaatttgatattgaaaatgtTGGCGAAGATCCGCTCGATGACGAACCATTACAATTTAACGCTAACTCCAGAAACCTGATGCGACCATATACCGACTTACCAACCCCTGTGGGTAACGTCAGAGATTTCGATGAAAACGATTTCCCATCAATGTCTGCAACACCAGACCGGATGTCTGAACAGGCTGCTAGTTCACAGAGGCCTTCTGGCGAACGGACGAACTTGAAGGATGCCATTGGAAATATGCTCCGGACTGACTCGCAATGGTTCCAAAATTTCGATGAGCAAGTCTTGAAACCAGTGTTCTTAGACAGTACTTCTTCCCCCATGACAAATAGGGACGAAGGTTTGAACAGTAACAGAGATTCTCCTAGATTTATGTCATCTCGtaaataa